One Neosynechococcus sphagnicola sy1 DNA window includes the following coding sequences:
- a CDS encoding IS5 family transposase, whose protein sequence is MSKAYPSNLSQAQFELLNDLIPEPKFGGRPRSVDMWDVLNAIFYVLVEGVRWRGLPGDFPAWQTVYTYFRQWRKDGTWVRMHDRLRECTRIEQERHRSPSEAIIDSQSVKSAAGVSQSVGYDAGK, encoded by the coding sequence ATGAGTAAAGCTTACCCCAGTAATTTGTCTCAAGCCCAATTTGAACTACTCAACGACTTGATACCCGAGCCGAAATTCGGTGGTCGTCCTCGTAGCGTCGATATGTGGGATGTTCTGAACGCCATTTTCTATGTTTTGGTGGAGGGAGTGCGATGGCGAGGGTTGCCAGGGGATTTTCCGGCATGGCAAACCGTATACACCTACTTTCGTCAGTGGCGCAAAGATGGAACCTGGGTGCGGATGCACGACCGATTGCGAGAGTGTACCCGAATTGAACAGGAGCGTCATCGCAGCCCGTCGGAAGCGATTATCGACAGTCAAAGTGTCAAAAGTGCCGCTGGAGTGAGCCAATCGGTGGGCTACGATGCGGGCAAACA
- a CDS encoding glycine--tRNA ligase subunit beta has protein sequence MMRWGDGDLKFSRPIHWLVLLLEGEVLPLTLHNGSITLESGRVSQGHRVLHPQPVAIAQAADYSTVLRQSFVEVDPDRRRALIQQQVQTAAQQVNGWAEIYPDLLQEVVQLVEWPTAVVGKFDPEFLSLPPAVITTAMVSHQRYFPVWQQPQTTDLLPYFITISNGDPAKAAVIAAGNERVIRARLADGRFFLSGGLWAIAGGLPAPTGNCYLPGSPGFYGGEGRSD, from the coding sequence ATGATGCGCTGGGGGGATGGCGATTTGAAATTCTCCCGTCCGATTCACTGGTTGGTGTTGTTGCTGGAGGGGGAAGTCCTACCCCTGACCCTGCACAATGGCAGTATTACCTTGGAGAGTGGCCGGGTTTCCCAAGGCCATCGGGTCTTGCATCCCCAACCCGTGGCGATCGCCCAGGCAGCCGATTACAGCACAGTGCTGCGACAGAGCTTTGTAGAGGTTGATCCCGATCGCCGCCGAGCTTTAATTCAACAACAAGTGCAGACTGCCGCCCAACAGGTGAATGGCTGGGCTGAGATTTATCCCGATCTGCTTCAGGAAGTGGTGCAGTTGGTGGAGTGGCCGACGGCGGTGGTGGGTAAGTTTGATCCGGAATTTCTCAGCTTGCCCCCGGCGGTGATTACCACCGCTATGGTGAGTCATCAGCGCTACTTTCCCGTGTGGCAACAGCCTCAAACCACTGACCTGCTACCCTATTTCATTACCATTTCCAATGGAGATCCCGCAAAAGCAGCGGTGATTGCCGCGGGGAATGAGCGGGTGATTCGGGCTCGACTGGCGGATGGGCGGTTTTTTCTATCAGGCGGATTGTGGGCGATCGCTGGAGGGTTACCTGCCCCAACTGGAAACTGTTACCTTCCAGGAAGCCCTGGGTTCTATGGGGGCGAAGGTCGATCGGATTGA
- a CDS encoding transposase, protein MHLSVVWVDQGFIGANFARVVNQLTGAEVEVIGRHSAEFEILPKRWMVERTFAWWNSCRRLSQDYEVLPEMSQAMFYGVMTRLMLRRLAKLQEQT, encoded by the coding sequence TTGCATCTCAGCGTTGTCTGGGTAGACCAGGGATTTATTGGAGCCAATTTTGCTCGGGTCGTCAACCAATTAACTGGGGCTGAGGTTGAAGTGATTGGTCGTCATAGCGCTGAATTTGAGATTTTACCCAAACGATGGATGGTGGAGCGAACCTTTGCCTGGTGGAATTCCTGCCGACGTTTGAGTCAGGACTACGAAGTGTTGCCAGAGATGAGCCAGGCTATGTTTTATGGAGTGATGACGAGGCTAATGCTGCGTCGTTTAGCGAAATTACAAGAGCAAACTTAA
- a CDS encoding glycine--tRNA ligase subunit beta — translation MATFLLEVGTEELPARFVDTALEQWRSRIPQSLAEHHLPTTAIKVYGTPRRLAVIIEGLPQRQSDQAAEFKGPAVQAAFKDGKPTKAATGFARSRQARVEDLEIRTTDKGEFVFLRQTIPGRPTGESFNGTSSVLDSGH, via the coding sequence TCCTGCTTGAAGTTGGGACTGAAGAATTACCAGCCAGATTTGTAGATACCGCCCTAGAGCAGTGGCGATCGCGGATTCCCCAAAGTCTGGCGGAGCACCATCTCCCGACAACGGCCATCAAGGTCTATGGCACCCCCCGCCGTCTGGCAGTGATCATTGAGGGGTTGCCCCAACGTCAATCGGATCAGGCAGCGGAGTTCAAAGGGCCAGCGGTGCAGGCCGCCTTCAAGGATGGCAAGCCCACCAAGGCAGCGACAGGTTTTGCCCGATCGCGCCAAGCTCGGGTCGAAGATCTGGAAATTCGCACTACGGATAAAGGGGAGTTTGTTTTCCTGAGGCAGACGATTCCAGGGCGACCGACGGGGGAGAGTTTTAACGGAACTAGCTCAGTCCTGGATTCTGGGCATTGA
- the glyS gene encoding glycine--tRNA ligase subunit beta produces MEGYLPQLETVTFQEALGSMGAKVDRIEQIVGLIADQLHVSATARIPMLRAARLCKADLVTQMVGEFPELQGIMGENYALQSGEDPAVAIGIREHYLPKGAIDQLPQTLVGQVVALADRLDTLVSIFGLGLVPTGSSDPFALRRAANAIVHIIWAANLNLDLQALLEQAIAIFTTVYPKAHPESLLQQLQEFFGQRLRNLLEEQGIDYDLINAVQGDNDPEYTERSLRDLGDIRDRAQFLQTIRRDGRLSDIYETVNRSSRLATQGDLATDQLDPILVVDPSHFQKASEHAFYQDLIRLCHQMQGQRDYSQLVAALTAIAPTVSSFFDGPDSVLVMDSDPAIKRNRLNLLGLLRNQARMLADFGAIVKS; encoded by the coding sequence CTGGAGGGTTACCTGCCCCAACTGGAAACTGTTACCTTCCAGGAAGCCCTGGGTTCTATGGGGGCGAAGGTCGATCGGATTGAGCAAATAGTCGGGCTAATTGCCGATCAACTGCACGTCTCGGCTACGGCTCGTATCCCGATGCTGCGGGCGGCCCGCCTCTGTAAAGCAGATCTGGTGACCCAGATGGTGGGGGAATTTCCCGAACTCCAGGGGATCATGGGGGAAAATTACGCCCTCCAGAGTGGAGAAGATCCGGCCGTGGCTATCGGCATTCGCGAACACTACCTTCCCAAGGGAGCGATCGATCAATTGCCCCAAACCCTGGTGGGTCAGGTCGTGGCTCTGGCCGATCGACTGGATACCCTCGTCAGCATCTTTGGTCTGGGGCTGGTGCCTACGGGGTCGTCTGATCCCTTTGCCCTGCGTCGAGCTGCCAATGCCATCGTCCACATTATTTGGGCGGCCAATCTCAACCTCGATCTACAGGCATTGTTAGAACAAGCGATCGCCATTTTTACCACTGTCTATCCCAAGGCGCACCCTGAGTCGCTGTTGCAGCAGCTCCAGGAATTTTTCGGACAGCGGCTGCGGAATTTGTTGGAAGAACAGGGCATTGACTATGACCTGATCAACGCGGTGCAGGGGGACAATGATCCCGAGTATACGGAGCGATCGCTGCGGGATTTAGGGGATATCCGCGATCGTGCCCAGTTTTTACAGACGATTCGCCGGGATGGTCGTCTCAGTGACATTTATGAAACGGTGAATCGTTCCTCTCGGTTGGCGACCCAGGGAGATTTAGCCACTGATCAACTCGATCCAATCCTTGTCGTTGATCCAAGTCATTTTCAGAAGGCTTCAGAGCACGCTTTCTACCAGGACTTGATTCGACTGTGCCACCAGATGCAGGGACAACGGGATTATTCGCAGCTAGTGGCGGCCCTGACGGCGATCGCCCCCACCGTCAGCAGCTTTTTTGATGGCCCCGATAGTGTTTTGGTGATGGACTCCGATCCGGCGATTAAGCGCAATCGTCTCAACCTCTTAGGTCTTTTGCGAAATCAAGCTCGGATGCTGGCTGACTTTGGTGCCATTGTCAAAAGTTAG